The following is a genomic window from Anopheles aquasalis chromosome 3, idAnoAquaMG_Q_19, whole genome shotgun sequence.
TGGAGGAATTGTGGAGTTTGGAAGAGGAAAACTTCAAAGAACTAGAGTAAGTGTTCGCGGTATCCGATTGAAGGGCTGTTTTAACCCGGACGTTCCATTTCGCCGCAGACCGATCCATGGATTGATCTTCCTGTTCAAATGGGTGAAGGACGATGAACCGGCAGGATCGATCGTGCAGGATAGCCGGTTGGAGAAGATATTTTTCGCCAAACAGGTCATCAACAATGCGTGCGCCACGCAAGCGATCCTGAGCATCCTGTTGAACGTAACGCACTCGGACATACAGCTCGGGTCGACGTTGACGGACTTCCGGGATTTCGTCATTTCGTTCGATGCCCACAACAAGGGCTTGGCGATGAGCAACGCGGACCAGATACGCACCGTGCACAACTCGTTTGCCCGGCAGACACTGTTCGAGCTGGACAATAAGAACGCCAACAAGGACGACGATGTGTTCCACTTTGTCGGTTACGTGCCGATCGATGGGCGACTTTACGAGCTGGATGGACTGAAGGAGGGACCGATCGATCTCGGAGCGGTGGGGCCGGGACAGGATTGGCTCAAGGTGGTGAGGCCCATCATCGAGAAGCGCATCCAGCGCTACAATGAGGGCGAAATCCATTTCAATCTGATGGCGATCGTCTCGGATCGGCAGCTGATTTACCAGCGGCAGATTGACGAACTGCTCAAGTCCGATGGAAACCAGATGGACACGGACGTGAAGCAGGAGGAGATACAGCGGTTGAAGTTGCTGATCGAGGACGAGGCGGCCAAGCGGCAGCGGTACAAGATGGAAAACATTCGCCGTAAGCACAACTATCTGCCGTTCATCGtggagctgctgaagctgctcgCACAGAATGGCCAGTTGATGCCGCTGTACGACAAGGCAAAGCAGCGCGCCCTCGACCGTGAGGCGGCCAAGGATGGAAAGCAAGTGTGAAAGCGAGGGTTTGGCGGGGCGCGCAGGATCCATTATcatgcatttcattttctacTGTAGCTGTTCTCggtgaaagcaaataaatcgTTACTCTAGAGTGATTCCACAATTTTTGTGCATTCGGCGACACTCGCCCGTTGTTCGGATGTCGTCGCGCCGCGCAGCTGTCAACGACCTCCggattgcgtgcgtgcgtgtttacGTTTATTATTTTGTCGCCCGCGTTTGTGGCCGCGCAACAGGAAGGCGAGACGATGGCGGAAGAGCTGGCAAACGATTA
Proteins encoded in this region:
- the LOC126577464 gene encoding ubiquitin carboxyl-terminal hydrolase isozyme L5, which gives rise to MADSAGEWCLIESDPGVFTELINKFGVEGVQVEELWSLEEENFKELEPIHGLIFLFKWVKDDEPAGSIVQDSRLEKIFFAKQVINNACATQAILSILLNVTHSDIQLGSTLTDFRDFVISFDAHNKGLAMSNADQIRTVHNSFARQTLFELDNKNANKDDDVFHFVGYVPIDGRLYELDGLKEGPIDLGAVGPGQDWLKVVRPIIEKRIQRYNEGEIHFNLMAIVSDRQLIYQRQIDELLKSDGNQMDTDVKQEEIQRLKLLIEDEAAKRQRYKMENIRRKHNYLPFIVELLKLLAQNGQLMPLYDKAKQRALDREAAKDGKQV